A stretch of Panthera tigris isolate Pti1 chromosome E2, P.tigris_Pti1_mat1.1, whole genome shotgun sequence DNA encodes these proteins:
- the LOC102957605 gene encoding phospholipase A2 inhibitor and Ly6/PLAUR domain-containing protein isoform X2: protein MRASMKPGTFLLAFTLLCTLLGLGCPLSCEVCRGSGPTCSGKMKACEAGKDACVVVVGESCTKGRHAVNTYKACMKYSDCYSGFVSTTMGPKDYMVSNTRCCQSDGCNQGSVPPPQNNRTENGLQCPACIAPFQETCPGTQAARCVGQETHCVYFAGNVQAGLITPKFATRGCATESACFAKAGAQVPSASYLYFLRRADCLPARQAPSRAE from the exons ATGAGGGCTTCCATGAAACCGGGGACCTTCTTGCTGGCCTTCACTCTGCTCTGCACCCTCCTAGGTCTGG GGTGCCCACTGAGCTGTGAAGTGTGCAGGGGCTCCGGGCCCACGTGCAGCGGAAAAATGAAGGCTTGCGAGGCCGGCAAGGACGCATGCGTGGTCGTGGTGGGGGAGTCCTGCACAA AGGGCCGCCACGCGGTGAACACCTACAAGGCCTGCATGAAGTACAGCGACTGCTACTCGGGATTCGTGTCCACCACGATGGGCCCCAAGGACTACATGGTGTCCAACACGCGCTGCTGCCAGAGCGACGGCTGCAACCAGGGCTCGGTGCCCC CTCCCCAGAACAATCGTACGGAGAACGGCCTCCAGTGCCCGGCCTGCATCGCGCCCTTTCAGGAGACATGCCCCGGGACCCAGGCAGCCCGCTGCGTTGGCCAGGAAACCCACTGCGTCTACTTCGCTGGCAACGTGCAGGCCG GTCTCATCACCCCCAAATTTGCCACTCGGGGCTGTGCTACGGAGAGTGCCTGCTTCGCCAAGGCCGGGGCGCAGGTGCCTTCAGCCTCTTATCTGTACTTCCTCCGCCGAGCAGACTGCCTTCCAGCCCGCCAGGCCCCTAGCAGGGCGGAGTAA
- the LOC102957605 gene encoding phospholipase A2 inhibitor and Ly6/PLAUR domain-containing protein isoform X1 → MSQAHEEGRETGRPGPRRTSRDMLGAPRWIQTRPSSVPYKGWGPRTAGSLIMRASMKPGTFLLAFTLLCTLLGLGCPLSCEVCRGSGPTCSGKMKACEAGKDACVVVVGESCTKGRHAVNTYKACMKYSDCYSGFVSTTMGPKDYMVSNTRCCQSDGCNQGSVPPPQNNRTENGLQCPACIAPFQETCPGTQAARCVGQETHCVYFAGNVQAGLITPKFATRGCATESACFAKAGAQVPSASYLYFLRRADCLPARQAPSRAE, encoded by the exons ATGAGCCAAGCACacgaagaaggaagagaaacagggcGCCCAGGCCCCCGCAGAACGAGCCGGGACATGCTGGGCGCTCCCAG GTGGATACAGACCCGCCCCTCCTCAGTTCCCTATAAGGGCTGGGGACCCAGGACTGCAGGTTCACTCATCATGAGGGCTTCCATGAAACCGGGGACCTTCTTGCTGGCCTTCACTCTGCTCTGCACCCTCCTAGGTCTGG GGTGCCCACTGAGCTGTGAAGTGTGCAGGGGCTCCGGGCCCACGTGCAGCGGAAAAATGAAGGCTTGCGAGGCCGGCAAGGACGCATGCGTGGTCGTGGTGGGGGAGTCCTGCACAA AGGGCCGCCACGCGGTGAACACCTACAAGGCCTGCATGAAGTACAGCGACTGCTACTCGGGATTCGTGTCCACCACGATGGGCCCCAAGGACTACATGGTGTCCAACACGCGCTGCTGCCAGAGCGACGGCTGCAACCAGGGCTCGGTGCCCC CTCCCCAGAACAATCGTACGGAGAACGGCCTCCAGTGCCCGGCCTGCATCGCGCCCTTTCAGGAGACATGCCCCGGGACCCAGGCAGCCCGCTGCGTTGGCCAGGAAACCCACTGCGTCTACTTCGCTGGCAACGTGCAGGCCG GTCTCATCACCCCCAAATTTGCCACTCGGGGCTGTGCTACGGAGAGTGCCTGCTTCGCCAAGGCCGGGGCGCAGGTGCCTTCAGCCTCTTATCTGTACTTCCTCCGCCGAGCAGACTGCCTTCCAGCCCGCCAGGCCCCTAGCAGGGCGGAGTAA